From one Mucilaginibacter inviolabilis genomic stretch:
- a CDS encoding glycoside hydrolase family 71/99-like protein → MRKYKFGTIGLITLLAMISSCSMSSCSKKTTDNSTPPPPVTPPTTTPVVTPSPVGDVVGKVVVGYQGWFAATGDGSPINMFWHWSNDWAKAPSPTNKAISAWPDVRDYTTTFKTDFANLNNGSEARVFSSYTDQTVDVQFKWMKDYGIDGAALQRFNPSGLEGPVRDAMAAKVKIAAEKNGVKFYIMYDVSGWTNMATEMETDWTNKMSAYTSSPAYAKQNGKPVVCIWGFGFNDDNHNFSAATCLDVINWFKGKGCYVIGGVPTHWRKEESDSRPGFLNTYKAFNMLSPWMVGRIGNVIESDNFYNTINVPDEAYCAANGIDYQPCVLPGDLSAQQRAHGDFMWRQFYNMKRAGAQGIYISMFDEYNESNQIAKTAETQAFVPAGSGFKSLDEDGTPCSSDYYLRLTGDGAKMFKGQIALTTIRPTVPKP, encoded by the coding sequence ATGAGAAAGTATAAATTCGGCACCATAGGCTTAATAACCTTATTGGCCATGATCAGTAGTTGCTCTATGAGTAGCTGCTCCAAAAAAACAACGGATAATAGCACTCCACCACCCCCAGTAACTCCCCCTACAACCACGCCGGTTGTTACACCTTCGCCGGTAGGCGATGTAGTGGGTAAAGTTGTGGTTGGTTACCAGGGATGGTTTGCCGCTACCGGCGACGGATCGCCCATCAACATGTTCTGGCATTGGTCAAACGACTGGGCAAAAGCGCCTTCGCCAACCAATAAAGCTATATCTGCATGGCCGGATGTACGTGATTACACCACTACCTTTAAAACCGATTTTGCCAATTTGAACAACGGCAGCGAGGCCCGTGTGTTTTCGTCCTATACCGATCAAACGGTTGATGTACAGTTTAAATGGATGAAAGATTATGGTATTGACGGTGCCGCCCTGCAGCGCTTTAATCCCAGCGGTTTGGAAGGCCCGGTACGCGATGCCATGGCCGCCAAAGTAAAGATCGCCGCAGAAAAGAACGGCGTAAAATTTTACATTATGTACGATGTAAGCGGCTGGACCAACATGGCCACAGAAATGGAAACCGACTGGACCAATAAAATGTCTGCCTATACATCCTCGCCAGCCTATGCCAAACAAAATGGTAAGCCGGTGGTATGCATCTGGGGCTTTGGTTTTAATGATGACAATCATAACTTTTCGGCAGCTACCTGTCTGGATGTGATCAACTGGTTTAAGGGCAAGGGCTGTTACGTTATTGGTGGCGTGCCAACACACTGGCGTAAGGAAGAAAGCGATTCCAGGCCCGGCTTTCTGAATACTTATAAGGCATTTAATATGTTATCGCCCTGGATGGTCGGCCGCATAGGTAACGTGATCGAATCAGACAATTTTTATAATACCATTAATGTTCCGGATGAAGCTTATTGCGCGGCTAATGGTATTGATTATCAACCCTGCGTTTTGCCTGGCGACCTGAGCGCCCAGCAACGGGCTCACGGCGATTTCATGTGGCGCCAGTTTTATAATATGAAACGGGCCGGCGCGCAGGGTATCTACATCTCGATGTTCGACGAATACAACGAAAGCAACCAGATTGCTAAGACCGCCGAAACTCAGGCATTTGTACCTGCAGGCTCAGGTTTTAAATCGCTCGACGAAGATGGTACACCCTGCTCGTCCGACTATTACCTGAGGCTCACCGGCGATGGGGCGAAGATGTTCAAGGGGCAGATTGCACTGACCACCATACGCCCAACGGTACCTAAGCCATAA
- a CDS encoding family 43 glycosylhydrolase gives MIIISHLLKPLTGKTLLKRFCSIFGLATLMVSPVVAQNKADTALGNPFIRSMYTADPSAHVWKDGRLYVYASHDISPSRGCDLMDQYHVFSTDDMVHWKDHGEILRASQISWGRPEGGFMWAPDCAYKNGTYYFYFPHPSDSKWNDSWKIGVATSKSPASGFTVQGYIKGLKSMIDPCVFVDDDGQAYFYYGGGAKCEGGKLKNNMMEIDGEMKPMEGLEDFHEASWVHKRNGIYYLSYSDNHDVASKHNQMRYATSNSPLGPWKSQGIYMDPTDSYTNHGSIVKYKGQWYSFYHTSAISHQDWERSVCVDKLYYNADGTIKKVIPTTGIKN, from the coding sequence ATGATCATTATATCTCATTTATTAAAACCATTAACGGGCAAAACTTTGTTAAAACGGTTCTGTTCAATTTTTGGCTTGGCTACGTTAATGGTGTCCCCTGTTGTGGCCCAAAACAAAGCCGATACAGCTTTAGGTAATCCCTTTATCAGGTCAATGTACACTGCCGACCCATCGGCCCATGTTTGGAAAGATGGGCGTTTGTATGTATATGCTTCGCATGATATTTCGCCATCGCGTGGCTGCGACCTGATGGATCAGTACCATGTTTTCTCGACAGACGATATGGTGCACTGGAAAGACCATGGCGAAATACTGCGTGCCAGTCAGATATCCTGGGGTAGGCCCGAGGGTGGCTTCATGTGGGCGCCAGACTGTGCGTATAAAAACGGAACTTATTATTTCTACTTCCCTCACCCCAGTGATTCTAAATGGAACGACAGCTGGAAAATTGGTGTAGCTACCAGTAAAAGTCCGGCAAGTGGCTTTACGGTACAGGGTTATATCAAAGGTCTTAAATCCATGATTGATCCCTGCGTTTTTGTTGACGATGACGGCCAGGCCTACTTTTACTATGGCGGTGGCGCCAAATGCGAAGGCGGTAAGCTAAAAAACAACATGATGGAGATAGACGGCGAAATGAAACCCATGGAAGGCCTGGAGGATTTTCACGAGGCCAGTTGGGTTCATAAACGCAATGGCATTTATTACTTATCCTACTCAGATAATCATGATGTAGCCAGTAAACACAACCAAATGCGCTATGCTACCAGCAACAGCCCGCTGGGGCCATGGAAATCACAAGGCATTTATATGGACCCAACCGACAGCTATACCAATCATGGTTCTATTGTAAAATATAAAGGGCAGTGGTATTCTTTTTACCACACCAGCGCTATCTCGCACCAGGATTGGGAAAGATCGGTTTGTGTAGATAAGCTTTATTATAATGCCGATGGCACCATTAAAAAGGTGATCCCAACTACAGGAATAAAAAACTAA
- a CDS encoding DUF3823 domain-containing protein yields MKKLISNFLVVAAIFTISACTKIDNYDGPNASFQGNIISSAGGNLQTSSGSTQIKLQQIGWTTPQTIPSKFDGTFEDTKLFKSAYKVVPTGGAFWPVTDTIVVNIAQGTKHDFTVTPYIIIKNFTTSLSGTTLTLKYTLTAPIAAGLPTIKDTQPYVNSTKLVGAGASIRDFSDVNAITINKNFTDMSDADKSVTLTVPNLLPGRTFYVRVGVRLSDSFNSSNFSEIVQVDVPK; encoded by the coding sequence ATGAAAAAGTTAATCAGCAATTTTTTAGTGGTGGCAGCTATTTTTACAATCTCTGCCTGTACAAAAATAGATAACTATGATGGCCCTAACGCCTCATTTCAGGGCAATATCATTTCATCTGCAGGAGGTAATTTACAAACATCCAGTGGCAGTACACAGATCAAGCTACAGCAAATCGGCTGGACAACCCCGCAAACTATCCCCAGTAAGTTTGATGGTACATTTGAAGACACCAAGCTGTTTAAAAGCGCCTATAAAGTAGTACCAACCGGGGGAGCTTTCTGGCCGGTTACCGATACTATAGTGGTAAACATTGCCCAGGGCACCAAGCACGATTTTACGGTTACCCCATACATCATTATCAAAAACTTTACTACAAGTTTAAGCGGTACAACCTTAACGCTTAAGTATACCCTCACTGCCCCTATTGCTGCAGGCTTGCCAACTATTAAGGATACGCAGCCTTACGTTAATAGCACCAAACTGGTGGGTGCCGGAGCCTCTATCCGGGATTTTTCGGATGTGAACGCGATAACTATCAACAAAAATTTCACGGATATGAGCGACGCCGACAAGTCGGTAACCTTAACCGTGCCCAACCTGCTGCCAGGCCGTACATTTTATGTACGTGTGGGGGTACGTTTAAGCGACAGCTTTAACAGCTCCAATTTTTCGGAAATAGTGCAGGTAGATGTTCCTAAATAA
- a CDS encoding RagB/SusD family nutrient uptake outer membrane protein codes for MKSIHKLIIAISITVGASVTSCQKLNIPPTNIFTPDVIYSSEAGVKSFLATIYQNLPIEDFKYRPDQGFKTGSNDWENFYNSAGVTGEEVGPWGGVDIAGGFGYWPYGDIRNVNILISELPKHVATLTQPTVNALLGEAHFLRAYYYFGLAKRYGGVPLIKEPQDPAAPLSTLQVHRNKEQETWDFIGSELDLGYQMMPESSDAGRANKYAAIALKSRIMLYAACIAKYGSVNFVDGPARSAGLVGIPADQATKYFQAAYDAAKALEGHYSLYNANSDKVQNYVDLFLKSGSPENIFIKQYSIANQTAHSWDATMSPRYMTANALSRSYPTLDLVQLWGNLQVTNDDGTPKRFDNRADLMQGLEPRLLATVYFPGATLRGLTFDMQRGIYPSFSGTAAAEVAKQPNSRSYILAGDTKTLYQGKQVIGFTGPWTGGDELTRTGFYVRKYVDYNKPQAAVDLNRSEQPWIDLRYGEILLNRAEAAMELGNPTDALSSINQLRTRAGATLYTSIDLTKVRNERRMELAFENQYYWDLKRWRTADVVLDRAHFKGLMPYYIFNENKFIFLAEPELFNREYTFQKQFYYEGIPGGEIGKNPNLLPNNPNY; via the coding sequence ATGAAAAGTATACATAAATTAATCATAGCCATTTCTATCACCGTTGGAGCCTCGGTAACTTCCTGTCAGAAGTTGAACATCCCGCCAACTAATATATTTACTCCCGATGTTATATACAGCAGTGAGGCGGGTGTTAAATCGTTTTTAGCAACTATTTATCAGAATTTACCTATCGAGGACTTCAAATACAGGCCAGATCAGGGATTTAAAACAGGGAGTAATGATTGGGAAAATTTTTACAATTCGGCTGGTGTAACCGGTGAGGAAGTTGGGCCCTGGGGCGGCGTGGATATTGCCGGAGGTTTCGGGTACTGGCCATACGGCGATATCCGGAATGTGAACATTCTGATATCTGAATTACCTAAACATGTGGCTACCCTAACCCAGCCAACTGTCAACGCGCTTTTGGGCGAAGCTCACTTTTTAAGGGCTTACTATTATTTTGGTTTGGCCAAACGTTATGGAGGAGTACCGCTTATCAAGGAACCACAAGATCCGGCAGCTCCATTGTCAACCCTTCAGGTACATCGTAATAAAGAACAGGAAACCTGGGATTTTATTGGATCGGAGCTTGATTTGGGTTACCAGATGATGCCCGAAAGCAGCGATGCCGGCAGGGCCAATAAATACGCGGCTATCGCATTAAAATCAAGGATCATGCTGTATGCAGCCTGTATAGCCAAATACGGTTCCGTAAACTTTGTTGATGGGCCGGCACGCTCCGCTGGATTGGTAGGTATCCCGGCCGATCAGGCTACTAAATACTTCCAGGCAGCTTATGACGCCGCAAAAGCATTGGAAGGCCATTATTCCCTTTACAATGCCAATTCAGATAAGGTACAAAACTATGTCGACTTGTTCCTGAAAAGCGGAAGCCCGGAAAACATATTCATTAAACAATACTCTATCGCTAACCAAACTGCGCACAGCTGGGATGCTACCATGTCGCCGCGCTACATGACAGCCAACGCGCTTTCCCGCTCGTACCCAACGTTAGATCTGGTACAACTTTGGGGGAATTTGCAAGTAACCAATGACGACGGCACCCCTAAACGTTTTGATAACCGCGCCGACCTCATGCAGGGTCTTGAACCACGCCTGTTGGCTACCGTTTATTTTCCCGGCGCTACTTTAAGAGGACTCACCTTTGATATGCAACGGGGTATATATCCTTCTTTTAGCGGAACTGCTGCGGCCGAAGTGGCCAAACAACCCAACTCCCGCTCCTACATACTGGCAGGCGATACCAAAACCTTGTATCAGGGTAAACAGGTTATCGGCTTTACCGGTCCCTGGACCGGCGGTGATGAATTAACCCGTACAGGTTTTTATGTACGTAAGTATGTTGACTATAACAAACCGCAGGCTGCGGTTGATCTGAACAGGAGCGAACAACCATGGATTGACCTGCGCTATGGTGAAATATTACTGAACCGCGCCGAGGCCGCAATGGAATTAGGCAACCCTACTGATGCACTAAGCTCTATCAATCAGCTCCGCACACGGGCCGGCGCTACACTATACACATCAATTGACCTGACTAAGGTGCGTAATGAAAGACGCATGGAACTTGCCTTCGAAAATCAATACTATTGGGACTTAAAAAGATGGCGTACTGCCGACGTGGTTCTTGACCGCGCGCACTTTAAAGGCCTGATGCCTTATTACATATTTAACGAAAACAAATTCATTTTCCTGGCCGAGCCCGAACTGTTTAACCGAGAATACACCTTCCAGAAACAATTTTATTACGAAGGTATCCCTGGCGGCGAGATCGGCAAAAATCCTAACCTGCTTCCAAACAACCCTAACTATTAA